The following are from one region of the Corylus avellana chromosome ca1, CavTom2PMs-1.0 genome:
- the LOC132173975 gene encoding chloroplast envelope quinone oxidoreductase homolog has product MEIEGFIHIVVELQNKLEDEDFELMTKVARNMWLSTNSVIYGEMFSHPTQIKPVIMRAAIFARELRLQKVKLEGDALCWSTNFPLTYIDLLPLLPLSAQSLCTERPLTFSSVSMAASNLMHAVQYDGYGGGSAGLKHVEVPVPTPKKDELLLKLEATSLNPIDWKVQKGIMRPLLPRKFPHIPGTDVAGEVVEVGPGVKSFKAGDKVLANLGIADGGGLAEFAVSKEKLTVARPAEVSAAEAAGLPIAGLTAHQALTQSAGIKLDGSGQQANILITAASGGVGLYAVQLAKLGNTHVTVTCGARNIELVKSLGADEVLDYKTPEGAALKSPSGRKYDFVIHGATGIPWSTFEPNLSEKGKVFDLTPSLSSMATFALKKITFSKKQLLPVFVNVKSENLDYLVKLVKEGKLKTLIDSKHSLSKAEDAWAKSIDGHATGKVIVEPF; this is encoded by the exons ATGGAGATTGAAGGATTTATTCATATTGTGGTGGAGCTGCAAAACAAATTGGAAGATGAGGATTTTGAACTCATGACGAAAGTGGCTAGAAATATGTGGCTCTCGACGAATTCTGTGATTTATGGAGAGATGTTTAGTCATCCTACTCAAATT AAGCCAGTGATAATGAGGGCAGCAATATTTGCTAGGGAATTGAGACTGCAAAAGGTGAAACTAGAAGGGGATGCCCTCTGTTGG TCCACGAACTTCCCCTTAACATATATAGATCTTCTCCcacttctccctctctctgcaCAATCTCTCTGCACAGAAAGACCGTTAACTTTCTCATCTGTGAGTATGGCAGCATCAAACCTTATGCATGCGGTTCAGTACGATGGCTATGGTGGAGGATCAGCTGGTTTGAAG CATGTTGAAGTTCCAGTCCCCACTCCGAAGAAGGATGAGCTCTTGCTAAAACTGGAAGCAACTAGTCTAAATCCTATTGATTGGAAAGTTCAGAAAGGCATTATGCGGCCTTTGCTACCTCGCAAGTTCCCTCACATACCTG GTACTGATGTGGCAGGAGAGGTTGTAGAGGTTGGACCAGGAGTCAAAAGTTTCAAAGCTGGTGACAAAGTTCTAGCTAATCTTGGCATTGCT GATGGAGGTGGACTAGCTGAGTTTGCTGTGTCCAAGGAGAAGCTGACAGTTGCTAGGCCAGCTGAAGTTTCAGCAGCAGAAGCTGCAGGCTTACCCATTGCTGGTCTTACAGCTCACCAGGCGCTCACCCAATCCGCTGGGATCAAGCTTGATGGAAGTGGCCAGCAGGCAAACATTTTGATCACTGCCGCCTCAGGTGGTGTAGGTCTCTACGCGGTTCAACTGGCAAAGCTTGGAAACACACATGTGACTGTCACGTGCGGGGCACGCAACATTGAGTTGGTCAAGAGCTTAGGGGCCGATGAGGTTCTCGACTACAAGACTCCGGAAGGGGCAGCTCTGAAGAGCCCGTCTGGTCGGAAATATGACTTTGTGATCCACGGTGCTACTGGCATTCCTTGGTCAACTTTTGAGCCAAATCTGAGTGAGAAAGGGAAGGTGTTCGATTTAACTCCCAGCTTAAGTTCCATGGCGACTTTTGCTCTAAAGAAAATTACCTTCTCCAAGAAGCAACTGCTGCCAGTTTTTGTAAATGTCAAGAGTGAGAACCTGGATTATCTTGTTAAGTTGGTGAAGGAAGGTAAACTTAAGACTCTGATTGACTCGAAGCATTCCCTGAGTAAGGCTGAAGATGCTTGGGCAAAGAGTATTGATGGCCATGCTACTGGGAAGGTCATCGTCGAGCCTTTCTAA